From the Hylaeus volcanicus isolate JK05 chromosome 4, UHH_iyHylVolc1.0_haploid, whole genome shotgun sequence genome, one window contains:
- the LOC128875953 gene encoding cytochrome P450 9e2-like, with protein MDPFATTLILVTVFLLLYRYLWKPMNYFKQLGIPHAPWIPILGHIGPVLFRCSFLGEHAQKMYNRFPDAKYFGFYIFTTPVIILRDPELITLIAIKEFDSFTDHLSMGNEDMDPLMGKTLFFLRGDSWREMRKLLSPAFSSAKMKIMFNLITDCADSFTKHIAEESKDGKVYHLEDTFGRYGTDMIATSCFGISVDSMKNPNNEFYVFAKQLIDFTFLKVLKILIGRHFPSVARLLGIKVFDDQTRSYFTRVITETVNMRKEKGIYRPDMIQLMMESGDTSGKELTIDEMTNQAFSFFQAGYGTSSTVLSFVVYELAVNPEIQARLRAEIEEIARKTDGRPTYDAIKGMAYLDAVLNETARLYPVTTVLDRVCVKEFEFPPAMFDSKPVTIKPGAMIGFMPFATQRDPKYFPDPLRFDPDRFLSGEIPQKHFFPFGLGPRICIGNRFAMMVLKIALFYLLLRCDFEPCAQTTIPMRLSKKSVLLAADKGFWLNFKTRENKTVLRTNDANGEV; from the exons ATGGACCCGTTCGCGACGACTCTAATCCTCGTGACAGTGTTTCTGCTCCTCTATCGGTATCTATGGAAGCCAATGAATTACTTCAAGCAACTGGGAATCCCTCACGCACCTTGGATCCCAATCCTAGGCCACATTGGGCCTGTCCTCTTTCGGTGTAGCTTCCTCGGAGAGCATGCGCAGAAAATGTACAATCGCTTCCCAGACGCTAAATACTTTGGATTCTACATATTCACCACTCCTGTGATAATTCTCCGTGATCCTGAACTGATTACATTGATCGCTATCAAGGAGTTCGACAGTTTCACCGACCACCTCAGCATGGGAAACGAGGACATGGACCCTTTGATGGGGAAGACGTTGTTCTTCCTTCGAGGCGACAGCTGGCGAGAAATGAGGAAGCTGTTGAGCCCAGCCTTCAGCTCCGCCAAGATGAAGATCATGTTCAACCTGATCACCGACTGCGCGGACAGCTTCACCAAACATATAGCCGAGGAATCCAAAGATGGGAAAGTGTACCATTTGGAAGACACCTTTGGTCGATACGGTACCGACATGATCGCAACGTCCTGCTTTGGAATCAGCGTCGACTCCATGAAGAACCCCAACAACGAGTTCTATGTATTCGCTAAGCAGCTGATAGATTTCACGTTTCTCAAGGTGCTGAAAATATTGATTGGCAGACATTTTCCAAGTGTGGCGAGACTCCTCGGGATCAAAGTATTTGACGACCAAACTCGTAGCTACTTTACTCGAGTCATTACCGAGACTGTTAATATGAGGAAGGAGAAG GGTATCTACCGTCCAGACATGATTCAACTGATGATGGAGTCTGGGGACACGAGCGGGAAGGAGCTAACGATCGACGAAATGACGAACCAGGCTTTCAGCTTCTTCCAGGCTGGCTATGGGACATCCTCCACTGTCCTATCGTTTGTTGTTTACGAACTCGCCGTGAACCCAGAGATTCAGGCCAGATTGAGAGCAGAAATCGAGGAAATTGCGAGGAAAACAGATGGAAGACCGACTTATGATGCTATCAAAGGCATGGCGTACTTGGACGCGGTGCTAAACGAAACTGCCAGACTGTACCCTGTGACGACAGTTCTGGATCGCGTGTGCGTGAAAGAGTTCGAATTCCCACCAGCCATGTTCGATTCGAAGCCTGTCACGATCAAACCTGGCGCCATGATAGGTTTCATGCCGTTTGCAACTCAACGCGACCCAAAGTACTTTCCAGATCCGCTCAGATTCGACCCTGATCGATTTTTGAGCGGTGAAATACCCCAAAAACACTTCTTTCCCTTTGGATTGGGACCTAGAATTTGCATTGGAAATAGATTCGCTATGATGGTGCTGAAAATTGCAttgttttatcttttattgcGCTGCGA